DNA from Branchiostoma floridae strain S238N-H82 chromosome 15, Bfl_VNyyK, whole genome shotgun sequence:
tctatttttccagcgacctgtggagcctgttagaggctaaAACGTCGATACGGAGGTCATACGGtcttgaatgtatacgcacgtgtgGACCCAGCTTAATATACGCACAAgtcccccccacacacacacacacagacacacacacgcgcaaaAACACTTTCAGACACAACACAAATGTGCATTGAATGAGGCCAGACGATGGAATTATTATGGCATGTTCCCCTGGGTATATTTTGGATGTGACAGAGTTCCTAGCACGCCGTGGAGAGTCGTCTGCATTCTTCTCGAGTCCGCTACATACTTGTCATTCCTGACTCTTTCCTTCCAACGTTTAACCCGCGCATTCACGAGTTATTGCGATTCCAGACGCGTTGGTTCCGTGTCAGTACAGTCCTGTGTACAGGGCCTACtgttctattctccaagcagaggttgggtcgcggagatagtagtggtcgtGTAGCATcccaacctctgctcggagaataCTAATATACGACGAACTGACCACTTGAATAAGAGCCCTTGGTTGTCCCCACTTGCGGTTCAAGGATGTTGTTTAAGGGTGTTGTAGctttagctaagggcacaacccgccgtacgtgctgtctacgtgccaaaacgtgggcaatcttttgagatccgtaagtggtaagtaccgcctccgtacgaactcgtagggaatccgacggattttggagcacgcagacacgccgtagaagtttacgtgcaggcaaaactttgtgtgccatccggggctgcggattcaccccccgTACCTGCCAGTACAGTACgagcgacgcgcctgccctgtacagcctgaacgttttcagaaatacgtggtgaCCATGGCCTCCCTAAAAaccgtacggacaaattgcactaCACAATTACCATCTGACAGGGGTATTATGAACGTATACATATGACGGTTGGGACTTGTGTCagatttggcgaaaatcgatcggacgacgaatATGCGGcaatcgcacgagcctcgcttacaataataactttattgcacaacaagtgtacaaggtacaatgtatggcttaTGTGTagcagggacggttttcaggtgaaaattacGCGCaatcctctgtcgatcttaaatatgtcCAGTTTTCCATCAACccctcgccccccccccccccccccccccaaggggAATAGCTCACACTGTTAACCTTTCGGAGGCgggcaatcagaaaacgccagcaatcatcgattgagtacaaatagaaatggccagcaaaagtgtattatgagcgctagccaaaaaaagccccagaaagcctgctatggagtcTAAGCTCATGTACTAGCACCTTCAATTGCATGAGACAATCGGTCTAGTGGACTTCTTGTCCAGCCATTCGTAAGAATACATATAGCCGGACTAGAGCGTGAATAAACACATAACATATCTACGTTTGGATGTATTTTAAGCACATAAGAGTCTGTTTTTAGACAATTTCGGGTCACATAAACGCACGTTTACATCTATCAAAGACTCGCAGGGATTTAAGATGAAAGCTTCTTCAAATTTACTACTGGCAAGATTAGGTTGTGCGTTTTTTATCCATGTGGCAAAAATATTACGTTACTGTATGCGTGGTTGAAACAGAAATCACATTTAAACACCTTGCGCATGCGTTGTGGGAAAAACAACTCGTTAATTCCACTCACACCAATAAGGATATCTACACTTGcttaagtgtggtgggttctttaacgtgctcaaggtaTGGCCCAGTCTTCTCAACCCGTTATGCTTATTTTCTCATTAACCCAATTTGTTCCGCTTATAGTTTAAGTTCATGAATAACACATGAAACTGAAAAATTTGCAAAGACTATCACTGAAGAGTCCCGGTAATTTTTTTCGACACTCTTTCATTAGACTGGGATTTCCCCACCGTAGGATGTTGTGACCATGTAGTCTATTTTTATCACGTCATGTGCGTTAAAGGTATGAAATTTTTCTCATGTTTTTTCGGTCTTTTTTGCCCAACTTCTCGGAGTCCTTTTGGCCAGCGGAAGTTCCGGAATTCCCCCCGCCTTGCCGGATATGAGTATATCAAATTTCGTATACGTCATTTAGACTTTCAGTTTCTTGAAGAGTTCCGGGAATATTATTTTGCATCGGACACGTTGTAAAACGATGTTACGAGAGTCGTCCAATAATGGACGTAATCATGGCCACCTCGCCTTTATCCGCGAAGTAATTTacgggtaacctttatccgttgtttttcaaaacaggaaatttagggatatcaggtCGACGGACTGTACACGCGGTTTCAAATCGCAATGTTTTCAAGCTATTGCACTGACCGATGGCTTCTATCCCCGCTATCTCCTTATGTTAGCCTGAGTTTCACTGTTCTGGCTGCTATTCTAGGGGTGCCTAAATATTCCATACACATTTTATACACGAGTTTTAACGATTTTTCCTGCATAGAAATTTGGAATTCATACGATAAACTGCTAAAAAAACACACGGGAATTATGATATTCATACTATCcgctattactagtattagccTATTACGGAATATATACGATTCTTGCCATAAGTAAAACTCGAGCTTGTACGAACGGTTTAAACACTCGTATTTTTCTTAGAAATGAATGCCGTAAGATCCGTGTGCTTCTAGATTGGGAATTCCCTAAAATTCGTATGTGGGAGAATTCATATGAATTAAAGCGGCGCCCCTGTATTCTATCTCTAGGAAAACCACAGTTATACGTTTGCGCTTTCGTCAGCCTTACTGCAATTATTATCATTTCATAGATTCACTCTATCCGTACCAGCGACTTCACATCACCCTGTGACACCCAGAGCGTGGCTCTCAGAATTCTCCAGACGGCCAGACGCACCAGAAGTCGGGTCGTGACCTGAGATTTCCTGTCATTTCCGGCGCCGGCGCGTCCCTGGGCACACTGAGGGGCACTGACCGGGAGTGAACCCTGCTGCACGGTGACTGCAGGTCAGGGTTGGAACGTGCTACATGCAGTGATAGACAAATACCAAAGGGGGCGCTTTAGTGTGGACACTTTCCGAGATTCTCATTCAAAATTAAATACTAGTAGCCCAAAACAAAATATCTTTGAACTTGAAGCGATATTTGTGGCTTTCAAGAGAACTGTTACATAGCTAGATGCAGTGACAGACAAATGCCACAGGTGGCGCTTCGGTGTGGACAGTTTCAGAGATTTTTCATTGTACTTTTCCCTCAAAGTGAAATAGCGTGAAACAGATACAACAATGTATCTTTGAAGTGATGTTTTTGGCTGTAGATCAAGGGAATAGCCAAATGCAGTGGCAGCCAAATGCCACAGGGGGCGCTTCAGTAAGGACAATTCCATGGATAGCCACGTAACATAACAACTATCTTTGAAGTGATGTTGGATGTCTTGTGATTGTAGGTCTGGATATATAAACAATACCTATGCATGCATTACCGACTGGGCAGGTTTTGCGAAGACAAAAATAAATGCCAAGTTTTTTACAGGCTTTTACTATCTTTTACGTGATCTTACAGGGGAGTCCAAGTATATATATCCGTAAGGAAACTATGCAATCTACTAATGGCCAAGAAACATACTATCCTTAATTGCGGAATTGATACGCCTTCTAAAAACCCACTGCCAAGCAAAATAACGGGAGGCGCCCTAAAATGGCACGCTTTGTCATGCATTcgaactcatggcgctccatcgctagttgcctgagaacGGCCAATCTTTTATGAATAAATTTTTCACACATTCATCTGAAGAACATTATTATGGATAAGAAGTGCATTCATacggttcatgaacccttcgcGCTCCGCGTTACAAGCggcaacaagactggcaataaaattattgccagtcttgttgccGCTTGTAACGCGGAGCCACTGAGTAtacttgcatacccagcataccgTGGACtactagcattcctgtggaaaaatgcctgtgcaattcctagaatttttgcagactgaacctaatatataccatttgacgactcccctgaggcgtcgtcaaaaactgTGAGACGTTTCCGTGTAGTCACCGTAGCAGCACAAAACTGAAGGTGTAGTGTGACCTTCAGTTTTGTGCTGCTACGCTAAATAGTGTGCCTTAACTTGGTAACGTTATTAGCTTTTCTAATTTTGCTCTGTTTAGAAGTTAATGATGAATTCAAGTACACAGAGGTAATAACTCAATCTAATGATATTTCAGCTTTCTTTCGGCAGTAAATTGGCCGGACTTCTGAGATGCAAGACGAGCGCAGGTGGCACGGTTCAAAAGAGTCACTCTACGGCGAACTGAAGTACTGCAACCATTCAGAGCTTTTCAAAGCTGTTTAACCACGTTATATACagttcattttgtttatttgcctCGAAGTGACACAAATTAGACAAAGTAACTTAAACGTGTGAAGAAAAGAGTTATTCGTGATAGATAATTCCGTTGTATCTTGAACGAGTGATATAATGTTATATTCAGCCCTATGCGGACAATGGAATAGTCcgtaaactttgacctttctACGTGCACGTAGGGTAGGCTAGCGACTCATCTCAGCCCTGCTGTAAAGTTTTCTGGACTCAAGCAAGGACAGACCTCAGTCCCAGTAACAGATAGGTTTGTAGACATTATCTCGTCGCTAAGTCAGAATTAAAAAACTCCACGTCAACAGTTGTAACCAACGGCAAACGGAGATCTGGAGGGGAGGGGGACGTGTAACTCACGTACCGACGTAATCGAGTCTTTAGATTGAAATTGAGGTTCATAATAGTAGTTTTCTAAAGCCGTGAACTATTGTATGTTAACATGCTTTCCCATATGGACAGGTCTcaatgtataacgttagtatGATACTATTGTGACCCTGTAGGAGACATGCAGTCAGTGGCAGGCAGAAGACTGGCGACAGTACTCACCCATCTGTCCCAAAAAGGATCGCGTCATCACAAACCAATGGACATCATACCGTCCTTGGTAAACACTCGTACATCCTCCACAGGTGTCTGGCGTTTTCTTGCTTTTTAGGTATCAATGTAAATTTTTTGAATACTTTGATAAGTGGACTAAATAATGATGAACAGAAAAGCCAGAGGGCAAACTCGCTGACTTCAAATTATACGGGAAAGGCTATTGGGATATTAAagtatttcaaactgttgcGGGTTCTTTTTATGTATTATAGTAAACTTGGGTGGGGTAAGGGGCATAAGACAGTCCATAAAACATAATTGATGAAGGCAATGATATAACTGTTTTTCCTTCCTTCAGATTGGACATTACCAGGAATAAACGTCATAAATAAGGACACCGTCAGCTTCAGTCACGTGTTCCAGCCCTGGGACTTTGATGATTTTGACAAGTTAGGTAAGAGTAGGCAAACTTACTTCTTAAACTTACACAGCATAACTGTAGCCCTTAACTATGCTTCCTCGTACTACATCTGCTTGCTTTTGGAATTTGAGTATCAACATGATTATACTATACCATAATAATTTGGGATTGCCCAATAGCATCGtgtgcaagaaaaaaagttttaaaaacaggtCTTGTTATTGCAAACCTTTAAGAATTTCTCGTATTATCAGCGTCCTAACAAGCTCTAATCTGAATAACTACTGACGGAAgaacaccagcaaaaacaatatattttcacTACCGAAAAAACATAATTAAATGGTGTGTAGAACTCTTTATCAGCAGTCATTAAAAGAATTGTTGTGTATTGATATAATCAGCTGATTGTTTTAACGTTTAATTGCCccctgtaattttttttcttatagctACAATTCCGGTCGGGATTCTCGCCAGACAGATACCAACGTTTTCTTACCTGTTAGGGAATCGTTACTTCTTCCAACCGCCTgaacaaaacaagaatgaaCCCGTTTTCAAGTTGGTCTTCATACGAGGTCAAAGCTTCGAATTCCTGCCAGCCTACTATCGCCACCTTGCACCTGGTAAGAGAACTGCAGCTACTGTACAGTTGTGCTCACTCGGCAACACTTCGTGGGCGACCATGGAAGAAATAAGAGACTCCTCACCTATGAGCTAATGGTTAAGGGAACATGTCAAAGAATCAACGTTGATTCAACCACACGCAGACCAGAGCCGCTTCCTGATGGTTGAAGGAGAGGTATTCTTATCTTGCATCATCGTTACCACGGCAACTAACAGTTCAGCCATTTCTGGTACCAAAAAGCACCAATTCGTACCGATATTCTGTAGTTGTGGCTCCGAGAGACACAGACAGTTACCATCACACCAATCAAAAATCCTATATCTGGTACTGTATGGACTGTGCAAGTCTTGGAGCTCGGAATGGGGCATATTCTGTCCTCACAGGAGATCTTTCCAACTACGACCTGAAGAAAGTTGCAGTGTTGTACCAGAAAGAATCGCTAGAGGGCGATGTGCTTGATATTGAGTCATGGGAAGACCAGGGCAGTCCTGGCACACTGAGGTTCCAGGTCAAGAAAGGAAATGAGAACATCACACAGTTAACTATGCAGTTTTACGTACCAACtgtttaaaacaaactttatgGACACACAAAATGTAGAATGGCTTTTGTATGGTctactataaactacaaaaaagttAAAGGAATTGGATACataataaatcttaaaactctactaactaaacaGTATAGCATAATCCCCATACAATCAGGCATGGGGCTAGACACGAGTGTCAGTATATTTTCTTattacaaagcaatcttttacgTTTTTACCTATTTTATGTTATAAACATGATTTGTAAGATGGTAGTTTTGAGTAGTGTGGTAGTCCTTTCTTTAAATTGTGAATACTGAATACAAAATCTGCTTCGTTGTGTAATGCTTcctaataaacatacatttCGAATATAaacaaggccatgttgatttgattatatggatgacatctataAGTGTACATTAATTTTCGAAGGAAAAATttccaaaggaaaaaaaaagtacatttaaacgttgcagctgcagctgcaaaatgagccggagaatgaagaaaatatatatattgaaaACATATACGTCATAGAATGTCATTGTCAAGGTCTACCACGTAAACATAATATatctgcttgcaaatgttaactTTGTAGTTACTTCTTTGTTTGGCGGAGCAAATATTTGACACGCAACTTACAATAATTTAGTATTTTCATTGCATGGCGGTATAAGGGTGAGAACATTAAAATTTCACGCATGGCGGAATAAAGGTGAGAACATTAATTAGTGACGTTTTGCTGTGGACTCCCAAACATGGCCATGCGAGCATAGGCAGACCatgcaaaacatatatacatccaCTCTGTACATGTGAAGATACTGGCTACTTGGCtcaagatctgcccaaggctatgggggatagggaaggatggaagAAGATAGTCATGGCCCGGATGAGGATGATGAATGTTAGCGAGGAcgtttttgaaaatgtttatgaatgtAGAGCTCCAAGATTCGCCAGCATTTCGATTTTCCTGTTGTCTGACTTAGATAAATACTATTGGGTAAGCTCTTCGCAGTACCTACGTCTGTGTGTGCTGTATACACGTCAATGTCAGACAAGAGGAAAAAAATAGTGTCGAATTGAGACTATGATACAGTCTCAAGTTGCACCAGAATCTGTTACGTTTTATCCATAATTACCCCCCTTCCACTGCCTGATTGTGATGGATCTTTTATCTTGGGGCAAAATAGTCGTCACCACGAGAAAAACAAATGAAGACAAAATGCTCATAGCACTTCTGCCTCAACAAATGAATGAAATCTTGATTATATAGTATACCCCAATGAGTATCAGATCAATCATGATTTGTCAGATAGAACAATGGAGGTTTGTCACatgttgtctgtgtgtgaacaTCTGTGAATTCAAGTTTTGTTTCTAGAGAAATATATTTGTAGCTTTTAAACACCCCACGATGCTTTGCTTTTCACTGAGTTAAGGTGCAACTTTGGAATTcaaaacaaatgaagaaaatgataCCAAAGTAGTTCTGTCTTATGTTTACAATAGATGGAATGTTAATTGTATACTCCCAAAACTGTAGACAAGTAAGGCCAATCCTTTGTGGTTGTCAggtaggtcattgacctttcgTCAAACGCTGTCTGTGTGAACATTTGTGCCTTTAAGTTTTTGTTTCTAGACTTCAGCCTTACAGAAACGAAAAGTAGTACATGTGCTGGTTATGAAAAGAATTAAAACTGCTTCTCTTAGTCCCTTAAAGTAAGTAAAAAGACTTGATTAGGAATCCTCGTGCCACTCGTTCCTGCGTCGTTTTTGTAACAGCTCAATGTATGAAGTAACGATGTAAAAgtgttaaaatagtgcattagatgtcaatattatactaTGATATACatactgccttattcagaatatttcctaTTTTAACGCTGttatattgcttaggttgcctttaagtgTGAAGGAACATTTAGGAAAACCTGACGACACCATCCTCTCGAATGAGAAGTTAAGACTCACTGACACAGTAGGCAGAGTATAACGTAAAGAGAAAGGTAGCAGCTTAACGCTAGTTTTGAATCACGATTATTGTCTACATTATCTTTGCTTTTGTACTGCCTTCCAATAGGATAACGGCATTACCGTAGTTCATCGCaagttttttaaacttttttttaatgaaaaatagtTCACGAAACATTTCCAAAAGAGTCAGCACACTCAGTTATGATAATCATTCTTAAAGCGGGGCACGTTGTCTTGCTACTCAGCCTCTAAAGAGGACTACCAATCCGACAAACGTGCCCTATTGCTATTGGTTAAACCAAAGACTTCTTTTGTCTCTGTCTCCGTTGTGTTCACACTAGCTTTTTCTTCACACTAGCGAAGACTTATTATTGCAACTTGCTGACTCTAAAGAAGAGGACTACCGACCTGGTAGATGTGTCGAGTCGATATTGGTTAGACAAAGGCCACCTgcaattttttctttcattgcaATTATTGCACTCATTAATTACACACGTGTGGTGCCGTCATTGGCTAGATATGCTCGCCACAGGGTCATTTATTTGTTCTCCACTTTTCTTCCATGTTGTCTGTTCACTGTGATGTTAGCGCTCATGGGTACGTGTGGTGTTCCCATTGGTCAGAAGTGTTCACATCAagctttttcttttgttttctgtgcCTTTATATACCTGCTGCAGCTCCACTGTGTTACCGCTGCGGTTGCCGCGTTTATCACGTGAAGACCATCCCATTTTGTGCCGGCGAGACTTCGACGTGGTTGCCGCAACTTTTCTACTCCGTTCTTCGGTCTTCCTACCATCGTTACCCGCATCCATCGCAGACAAGCTTCGCCTGTTGTAGCGCTGATCATCAGACGCAAGTTTCGCCTGAGCACCAGGTACGAGCAGAAGGTGGGTACCAGATACTTTATCCAACTGCTTTCACTGCCATCGTCCTCTAACGTTTCCATTTTCATAGACCCCTTCCCAGATTCGCTGGTAAAGGTACATGCACAACCCGTACGtgtaatttgtccgtacgttttttttttttggccacgtctgccacgtatttctgaaaacgtttaggctgtacagggcaggcgcgtggCCCGTActtgcacacaaagttttgcctgcacgtaaagttctacggcgtgtccaCGTGCTCCAGAATCCGTCGGACAAACTTTCACCAATTCTATCTTTTGTTAGATCGTGGATAacgtgacaggggtattagacCACTCACTGAAGAAATATCTATAATTGGCTTTAAATTACTTATTGGACCGTGTCGCGTACCTGCTTGGTGTGTGGCCCGACCAGAATTCAGAGCCCCCTGGTTCAAACCATTTACCCCTAGGCCCGGGCAAGACAATTTACAGGGCTTTTCCCAGTTTGTTCGGGTCTCAGGTGTAACGATGGAAACCTGACTtcgtttggggaggtaaaaggcagttgAAGAAgtgggatgggctccaccttcccaAAAGAATGCCCACAACACAAGCGGACAACAATCCACTGCCACTCTGGGACCTAACCTTACCTTAATCTCCTTAAAAAGTAGATTtgtaaacaagaaaagaaaagtaaatatcTTACCTCAACCGTCGGCAAAATAAGAGCTAACTTCCTcgcctgtacatgtatggtcgTCGTCTTAGTTCCGCTGTATGTTAAACAACACCATATTCCAACTAGGTAGCTTTTGTGCATCCAGGTCCACGCAGAAAATAATCCGTAGTTCCGTCAATTTTAGATCGATCTGCAAGCTACTGTACTTGGAGGACAGTACTGTCAGCTAGCAAACTGTGCGGACGTTCCCTATCCATAATGACTTTCGTAATTTGTCCCAGCTTGTACCGCCATCTGCTGACTCCCTGATTCGTCGTTGTCACCTCTCGTGAGCGGTTGagtgttttctattttgctcCGTCCTGTTAAGACGACTGTTTTTTTCCCCATCCGTTTGCCTCCTTTCTAATCCAGTATCAACATGGTTGATGCTGGTGttgcatttccaaaccgggtcccCGTTGGTCTCCTTTACttcatgaaacaaaacaaaaatggatatctataaataaacaaaaataatgcCCCAAAGTCTCTACTTTTTCACGTTTGCTTAGCGTTTTTTATATCATGGTGTCAAACGCCTTCTTAAAGTCGATGAAGGTAATTACAGCAGTAAGCCAAGACAagttatatcatatttttcgttcccgaaagctgcctggcggtcgggccccggtttagaaGCCGTAGGCTCGAAGCAATATCCGTTCGCGTACCCGTGCCACTAACACCGAGGCCTCCTCATCATCGGCGCGATCGTCGGCCACGACCGTCCGTGCACCGCCTGCACGCCGCGCGCTGACGCAATCTCTGCCGCCAACACCAGTTCCGACGTCCCCGAACCAGCACCACGTAAAACACCGGCGACGATCCCGGGCCCAGGCACACTACTAGCACAGCCCACCGGCCATCGCGACTCTATTCCCGCCTGGCGATTTTAAGTCACTGGTGGCGGTGTTCTTCTAGGAAGGAGAAACAACTGGGGACAAACAGTGGATCAGCAAGAACAAAAGTTTGGTAAAAGTCAAACATTCCCAAACATGGATATCGCGATAGAACACTCGTGCTCTCATAATTGCACTTGTCTAACAAGTATGACAAAAGGACTAGAAAATTTAGCAACCAGTGGTGCGTAAATAGTTGCTCCCGGCTAAACCTATTACCTGGTTTGCATGTCGTCTTTTGTAGTGTA
Protein-coding regions in this window:
- the LOC118431718 gene encoding uncharacterized protein LOC118431718; protein product: MQSVAGRRLATVLTHLSQKGSRHHKPMDIIPSLVNTRTSSTDWTLPGINVINKDTVSFSHVFQPWDFDDFDKLATIPVGILARQIPTFSYLLGNRYFFQPPEQNKNEPVFKLVFIRGQSFEFLPAYYRHLAPGKRTAATVQLCSLGNTSWATMEEIRDSSPMS